Below is a genomic region from Desulfobacter sp..
GATGGTCCGGTCCATAATATCGCCCTGGGCCCTGCGGTTGGGCAATGTCTTGTCAAACCAGCCCGGAATAATCTCAGGATAAAAATGGGGGTAGAGGATAAAGCCCTGTCTCTCCTTTAAAAGGGGAAATATTGGATGATAATCCAGAACGCCCCCGTCTCTGTAGGTACCCTTTTTTGCACCGGGGATATCTTTGATTCCATCCATGATAACGGGAATGGACCCGCTGGCCAGAAGCGCCTGTTTAAAATTCTGTGAACTTAACCCTACCCTGTTTAGGGAAAGGCCGGTAAAATCCATGGGCCAGTCAAGGGCGCCGGGCACATGGAAAAGGGTACGCTCAAAAAACAGAGACTGGGTATTTCTCGACAACAGATTCATGAGAAAGGCCGCGAGCATGGATGCCAGGAGCACACCCTTGTTTTCCAAGGCCATGGGGCCTTTGCACTGAACGGCTGAAAACCCTAAATGTAAAAACGGGTTGGCAAGAATTTCACCTATTTTTTCTTTTCCAAGAAATTGATCAAAAATCTTGAGAGATTCTTCGGTAATTTTTTCAGAGGTCACCCTGCCCTCATATTTCTGGCCGATATAGGCCTGTTTTAGACGGTCAAAGGCAGGGCCCGGATCTTTTTGAACTCCGGCAGCAAGTTTCCAGGCACCGATGGAGGTGCCGAACAGATAAATATCATGGGAGATAGGGTTCAGCCACTGGGAAAAAATCGCCCGGTCCAGGCCGTATATGGCCAGCCATTTGGCCGCACCTGAGGCTCCGAAAACGCCCAGAATATCTTCAGGAACGAGCCCCTTTTCCATGATATGGGTCCTTGCCGCTCTTCCGGCCCGTATGATAAGGGGGTTGGCCATCAATAGTCCCGGATCCTGTCCATATGATCAAATGCCACCTGGCCAAGCATGAGTCCTGAGGCCGGGGCAATGGTTTCAAGGGGGTAGGCGTTGCCCCCTGTCAGCGAGTCTTGAATTTGCCCAAGGGAAACGCTTCCCTTTCCCAGAGCGATGAGCTGTCCCATGATCAAACGGATCTGGTGGCGTAAAAACCCTTTAGACCGGACCCTGTACACCCAGGTCTGGTCAGGAAAAAAGCTGGCTGAAAACTCTGTGTTTCGCTCAATTTGGCTCACCAGAAGTTCACGTTTAAACCGGGTCCCAGGCCCGGGCTTTGTACAATATTGGACAAAATTATGAACCCCTTGGAACAGTCTTGCCCCTTTTTGCATCAAAGGGATATCCAAATCCGCCATAACGCCTGCCATGAACGGGGCGCAAAAGGGATGAATTTTTTCACCAAATGAAAAAAAATAAAGATACTCCTTTGTTTTCGGACTGTTGATAATATTGAACTTGGGCCCGACCTCTTCCACCTTAAGGGCCCGGATATCAGGGGGGAAATTCTGATTTATTTTTTTAAAAAACAGCGT
It encodes:
- a CDS encoding patatin-like phospholipase family protein, yielding MANPLIIRAGRAARTHIMEKGLVPEDILGVFGASGAAKWLAIYGLDRAIFSQWLNPISHDIYLFGTSIGAWKLAAGVQKDPGPAFDRLKQAYIGQKYEGRVTSEKITEESLKIFDQFLGKEKIGEILANPFLHLGFSAVQCKGPMALENKGVLLASMLAAFLMNLLSRNTQSLFFERTLFHVPGALDWPMDFTGLSLNRVGLSSQNFKQALLASGSIPVIMDGIKDIPGAKKGTYRDGGVLDYHPIFPLLKERQGFILYPHFYPEIIPGWFDKTLPNRRAQGDIMDRTILVAPSPEFVAGLPFARIPDRKDFNRFHGKDELRTRVWQEVAQKSLALGSEFLGAVETGRIGNMVQPF
- a CDS encoding tRNA pseudouridine(38-40) synthase TruA is translated as MKYYLIHIQYLGFRFHGWQRQPGVKTVESMVAKTLEYVLDPLDFKILGTSRTDAMVSAAHSVFELFIDSPIDQTLFFKKINQNFPPDIRALKVEEVGPKFNIINSPKTKEYLYFFSFGEKIHPFCAPFMAGVMADLDIPLMQKGARLFQGVHNFVQYCTKPGPGTRFKRELLVSQIERNTEFSASFFPDQTWVYRVRSKGFLRHQIRLIMGQLIALGKGSVSLGQIQDSLTGGNAYPLETIAPASGLMLGQVAFDHMDRIRDY